In Homalodisca vitripennis isolate AUS2020 unplaced genomic scaffold, UT_GWSS_2.1 ScUCBcl_5988;HRSCAF=12990, whole genome shotgun sequence, a single genomic region encodes these proteins:
- the LOC124373602 gene encoding UDP-glucosyltransferase 2-like: protein MYLGIVVACLTLVWGCDGARILGLAAFSMRSHWIVMEPLFEELAARGHNVTVFSSFPRKKLLPNYTDIDFSDRLKPIMNEFSVEMLRKRVPNPWATTFFFRDVHGDSCKVLDEPEYQDLLKAHDQYDIVITELFGSDCFAYYAYKLKIPMIAVTTSMAMPWAADRFGLPDNPSYVLNYFQRFSPNMNFWERIYNTVTLLYGKFWHLWIFSRETQAMVEKSFREPLPPVSEVVANTSMYFINSYHALLQSRPFPPNVIEIGGIHIKKKKPLPKDLQDILDNAKNGVIVMSFGSLVRAATLPKPIIMMFMKVFSKIPQTVIFKYEEDLPEAPPNVVIRKWLSQRDLIEHENVIAVIQHGGLSSTIEAVHFGKPMIGVPFFADQKGNIKHLERRDTCIQLDFDNLSEEMISTAVSEIINNPKYRDNMKRLSLQFRDRPMTALQSAVYWTEYVIRHHGAPHLQPASVHLPFYQYLLLDVIAVFIVSLLVLTYAIYYIISRILAALKCNPVKSVHKVKNSKKIN from the exons ATGTACTTGGGGATCGTTGTTGCCTGTTTGACACTGGTGTGGGGCTGCGATGGTGCACGTATCCTGGGTCTGGCAGCGTTCTCCATGAGAAGTCATTGGATCGTGATGGAACCTCTCTTCGAGGAACTAGCCGCCAGAGGACACAACGTCACCGTCTTCTCGTCTTTCCCACGGAAGAAACTATTGCCCAACTACACAGATATAGACTTTTCTGACAGACTCAAACCAATAATGAACGAGTTTTCTGTTGAAATGCTAAGGAAGAGAGTGCCCAATCCCTGGGCAACAACATTTTTCTTCAGAGATGTTCACGGAGACAGTTGTAAAGTTCTTGATGAACCAGAATACCAGGATCTCTTGAAGGCACACGATCAGTATGATATCGTGATCACAGAACTGTTTGGAAGTGACTGTTTCGCATATTACGCATACAAACTCAAAATTCCTATGATAGCTGTGACAACGAGTATGGCCATGCCTTGGGCTGCAGATAGGTTTGGGTTGCCTGACAATCCATCTTATGTACTCAACTACTTCCAGAGGTTCAGTCCCAACATGAATTTTTGGGAGAGGATCTACAACACCGTTACACTTCTCTATGGAAAGTTTTGGCATCTCTGGATATTTAGTAGAGAAACACAAGCGATGGTGGAGAAAAGTTTTCGTGAACCTCTGCCACCAGTGAGTGAAGTTGTGGCAAACACTTCAATGTACTTTATCAACAGCTACCATGCTTTATTGCAGAGTCGACCCTTCCCTCCTAATGTCATTGAAATTGGAGGAATCCACATCAAGAAGAAAAAACCATTACCTAAG GATCTACAAGACATTTTGGATAATGCAAAGAATGGTGTAATTGTCATGAGTTTTGGATCATTAGTCCGTGCTGCTACTTTACCGAAACCAATCATAATGATGTTCATGAAGGTGTTCTCAAAAATACCTCAAACTGTAATTTTCAAGTATGAAGAGGATCTTCCTGAGGCTCCCCCAAATGTGGTTATCAGAAAGTGGTTATCACAGAGAGATTTGATTG AACATGAAAACGTCATAGCTGTAATTCAGCATGGAGGTTTATCAAGTACTATTGAAGCAGTTCACTTCGGTAAACCTATGATTGGTGTCCCATTCTTCGCTGACCAGAAGGGAAACATCAAGCACTTAGAACGCAGAGATACTTGTATTCAACTAGACTTCGACAATTTGTCAGAAGAGATGATATCAACAGCAGTGTCAGAAATCATAAACAATCCAAA ATACAGAGATAACATGAAGAGGTTATCACTACAGTTCCGAGACCGGCCGATGACAGCGCTACAGTCAGCTGTGTACTGGACTGAGTACGTCATTCGACATCATGGTGCTCCACATTTGCAACCAGCTTCTGTCCACCTTCCCTTCTACCAGTACTTGCTACTGGACGTCATAGCTGTTTTTATCGTCTCTCTTCTTGTCCTCACATATGCTATTTACTACATCATCTCTCGTATATTAGCTGCTCTTAAATGTAACCCTGTAAAATCagttcataaagttaaaaattcaaagaaaataaattga